The following DNA comes from Erigeron canadensis isolate Cc75 chromosome 3, C_canadensis_v1, whole genome shotgun sequence.
ATTTCTACAACctctcctcttctatcaactaaTGCTActacaactggagaaccaaacattgtcatacctcgtcaagttgcacctgtagcttttagagctggtccagtgacaccttctcctccgtcactggaaagccaatttgtgtctctcgaaccttctcataagggttgaggagattcaaaagacactggataaaaacaccaagtccctctccaggtaccaaaaggatcatatgcAGAATGTCAAAGTAGTTGACCTGGGGATAAATAAGTTCTtagccaatgaggacttggtgtttggcaagctccatgagttagtggaatcctccaaccaactggcaacatcaTTAAGGGAgtcattcgcactgactcaatctggagtcacatcttcgataaccaacctgctgaacactaTTGttagatcatcagaggttgatatcaAGAACTTGGAAAGGCAGGTACAAGAactatgtaacaaacctggcctagatgtgactgagcttggaagtcagttggcctcttcagtgggtctcaagattgaagaaactttggctgccagtaaGAGAAGTTTAAtggaaaaggtgatgtctgagatcaccaagattgcagcgccccaggttgatctcactcccataacatctgagatcgatcggttgaggtgcggtcttgatacactggccagcaaagtgtctgatcACTCAACAGCAATATCtaatctgaccactgaagttggtaaagaaaaagaagttatgAAGGAAGTGGTTAAGGAAGtacctgcaactgggctctctccagatgatccctccatacttaaacaaattttaaagagtcaagaacaaactagtggaaatgtaatgactcagtcacaagaaatcaatcatctgtggaggacagttTGCATTATcagtggagtcttcaaagaatGCAAGTCCATggaatcatggcagcctctaggtcgcttgccctccagtccAGCAGATTTTGAAGCTCTTAGGCAAGGACTAGAAGCGGCCAAGGGGGGAAGATCCGTTGTTAGAGCCCCACGCACTAGTTCTGGaaaggagatggttgttgctgATGCTAGTACTGATGCTAGCCAGCTTGTTGTTGCCAccagtactgaagctggtggGCATATTGAAGAATTTGTTGATGTGATTGATAGGGGGAATGAAAGGAAAAGGAAAGGAAATGATAAGGCCACTGATGAAGTCTCAGATAAGCCGGCCACTGGTGAACTTCTAGAAACTGGAAATGTTGATCAGTTACCTCTAGTAACTGAAACTGAAAGTCAAAAGCTGGTAGGAGTTGGGTATCTGGTGAAGGAGAGAAAGAAAACAATGAAAATCAATCAAGAAGAATCAAGAAAAACTCTCCCACCCACTCTTATTGATGTAGCTGATGGAAGATTGTTTGGTCTTCAGTTAACTGAAtatcaaaaaattaaagaagatgCAAGGATCGTTAAGTGTTTGAATGAAATGCTGGAGGTAGAACTGGATAAACATTATCAAGATGATGAGGCCAGTCTAGATGCCAAATGTTTGAATGTGTAAGTGGAGAAGGCAATGCAACTGAGGACTGGGGGAATTTTGAAAAGAACTGAGAAAATGCACAAAATTGTCAAGCAAGTGTTGAACCCTCCCAAGACCAAGGGtagaaaacaaaaggctttgccaagagatgcaaaccTGAGGACTTGGGTGGAACCCACACACACTGAACCTTCATCTGAAGATGTCCGAGCTGCTGTGCAAAAGATGAGTACTGCCCAGATCAAACTGGAAAATGAATCTAATGCTCGTGCATATCTGGAAGCAGTACTTCAGCGAAGATATCAGCCAGGTAAAATAACTGAAATTAATGTAACACTGAAGCCTGGTGTGAAGGACTTTGTGGTGGCTATTCAATACTGGCAAGGTGCCAAGCTGAtaactgagaaccctgatgttcATCACGAGCATTAGATTCGGACCACACTTTACCTGTCGAAAGTTAATTGGATTTAAAGTCGAATTTAAGTTGAAATagttatcttatttatttttgctAGCTATCTTTCATGTATTGGATGTTTTATGTGTGTTATTTATGCGTGACAATTAATTGAAAGTTTTCTTAAAACTAACACGAATGTGCTAGAGAGTATGCGTGTGAGATAATTGGACAACATGAATCACGGCCGGACAATCAACTGCTTCTTCTATCTAACGTCACTATCGTCTTTTCCTATATAGAAAAATGGTGTGAAGAAGAGCAAACCCAAATGTTGAGGTGCAAGCTGGTCAAGAAGGCCAAGTTAACCCAGGAGGTGGTCGAggtaaccctggaggtggtTGTGGAGGCCAacaaggaagaggccgtggtaggGGTCGTGCTGGCCGTTGTCGTGGCATGGGTCATGCTGAAAATCCCGATTTGGACACTATCTTTGCTGCACAATTGGCAGCCTCAATGCCAACTATTGTAGAACAAGTGACTGCCGCTATGGGTGCTGTCCCGAATCAGAATCAAGGAGCACTGAAGTTGTAGCTGAACCAGTGGGAGTTGAACCAGAGCAAGTGAACCAAGAACAAGAGGACTTTAACCCCGAAGTAGAGTTTGTTGAAGATGGAGTGTATGTGGGGCCGGGCCCTAGGAGGTACCCAAGGAATGATGACTATGAAGGGTATCGAAGGGGATGCACCTATAATGAATTCAAGAAGTGTGGTCTGCCAGATTTCAGTGGGAGAGGAGGAGCAGGAGTATTCGTGAAGTGGTTGGAAAAGATGGAGGCTGTAATGGATATCAGCGAATGTTCACCACATCAGAAGGTGAGGTACACTTCAGGTTCTTTCACCAATGATGCActgtcttggtggaacacttTGCTAGGAGCCCGTGGGAGAATTGCTACTTTGGAGacaccatgggatcagtttaaagagatgatgaagaaccaTTTTTGCCCACTGAATGAGATGTAGAAGATTGAACAAGAGTTTTGGCACCATACCATGGTGGGTTCTGGAcatgcagagtatactagcATGTTCCAAGAGTTAGCTAGATTGGTACCTCAAGTGATCTCTGAGTCGAAGTTGATTGAAAGATACATCTATGGCCTCATTCCTCAGATTCGTAACACTatgactggcattcctccttaATCCATTGAAGAAGCTATTCGAAGGACCAGTGCTATGACTGATGATTTGGTTTTGGCTAGAACACTGACCAAGTCTGGAGAAAAGAAGAGAGAATTTGGTGAAGCAAGTAAGAAGAGTGACTTCAGAGCCGACAAGAGGATCAGGGCTGACAAGGTGTTTGCTGCAGTCGAGCCAGGACAGAGGGCGTATATCTGCCAAGCTCCTCTATGTactacttgtacttatcatcatgCAGCAACAGTGGCATGTcgattttgtcagaattgtCACAAGTTTAGGCACTTGGCTAAGGATTGTAGAGTAGCCAGAATCCCAGTAGCACCACTGAATGTTGTACCATTGAACATCAGAAATCCTCTAGCCAATCGAGGAGCGTGCTATGAGTGTGGCAGCACTGAACGCTACCGCAATGTTTGCCCAAGAATTGCTAGACGACCCGTCCCAGCCGCAGTCAATCAGAATCCATACAGATCATAACTCCTAATCCACCAAGAGTTAACCAAGACCAGCAGGCCAGGGTCCGAGTCTTTGCTTTGAATGTCTTGGAAGTCGCTAATGATCCAAACGTTGTCACGGGTACTTTTCTCTTAAACAACCATATGGCTACCGTGTTATTCGATTCGGGTGGCCGACTACAGCTTTATTTCTACTAACTTTGTGTGCTCTATAAATGTGAAACCTATTCGTACTTATACATATTATGAAATTGAAGTAGCTAGTGGTGGAATCTCTAAATTGAATCAAATTGTTGctaaatgtgtgttaacactTGATACTCATTCATTCTATATAGACTTAGTCCCAATTGATATGGGTAGTTTTGATGTAATCatggggatggattggttatccctCATAGATGCAGTTATTGTTTATTGCGCAAAAATCCTTAGAATCCCCTTAAGTGGGTGAGGCTTGCTAGAAATCCAAGGTGAACAATCTGAGTCAAACAAACGAAACCTTATGAGTACGAAAACTGAAATAATCAAACTAGAAGATATCCTCATCTACTCGAAGACTAAGAAAGAGCATGAAGTACATCTGAGAGAAGCTTTGGAACTTCCGAGAGCTGAGAAGTTATATGGAAAATtctcaaaatgtgaattttggttggaagaggtgaagtttttgggtcatgtagttgACAAAGATGGAATAAAAGTTGATCCCAGCAAGATAGAAGCAGTCGAaaattggagaaggccagagacaccgacagaAATCAGGCAGTTTCTCGGATTTGCAGGCTACTATTGACGTTTTATCGAGAAgttctcaaagatcgcacaacctcttacGTTGTTAACGCACAAAGATAGAAGTTTCGATTGGGgtgagaaacaagaagaagcttttaGAATAttgaaggagaagttatgtaatgcaccagtcttaagtcttccaaaaGGATCCGATGACTTTATCGTCTATTGTGacgcgtcgggtcaaggcttGGGATGTGTACTCATGCAGCGAGGTAAAGTTATTGCATATGCTTCTCGCCAACTGAAGattcatgagaagaattacactaCTCACGATTTGGAGTTAGGACCTATAGTTTTCGCGCTGAAATGTTAGAGACACTACCTGTACGGGACGAAGATTATGATATACACAGATCATAAAAGCCTTCAACATATCTTCACCCAGAAAGATCTTAATATGCATCAGAGACGATGGCAAGAGTTGTTTAGCGATTATGACTGCAAAATTCGTtatcatcccggaaaggcaaatGTAATAGCTGATGCCTTGAGTAGAAAGGAAAGAGTTAGGCCTCGATGAATTAGGGCCATGAGCATTATGGTTCACAATAGTTTGAGGAGTAGGGTTATTGGAGCGCAAGTGGAAGCTATCAAGAAAGAAAACATTGACAAACAAGGGTTACGAGGTATGGGGCTACAATTTGAACAAAGAGACGATGGAGCAATTTATTTTGCTGACAGACTTTGGATTCCAGTGTTTGGTGGACTAAGAAAGCTGATTATGGACGAAGCACACAAATCAATATATTCTATTCATCCAGTAATAGACAAGATGTATCAAGACCTTAGAGACTTATTCTGGTGGCCGAGAATGAAGAATGATGCAGCAGTTTACGTAAGCAAGTGCCTAACATGTCTGAAGGTCAAAGTAGAACATAAGAAACCAGGAGGGCTACTGacacaaccagagcttcccaaatggaagtgggaaagCATTACCATGGACtttgtcacgaagttaccaagaacaagTAGTGGAAAGGATGCAATATGGGTGGTAGTAGATTGACTTACCAAGTCAGCTCATTTTATACCCATACGTGAAGATTACTCGATGGAACAGTATGCGCGTTTGTACCTTAAGGAGATTATAGCTAAGCACGGCGTCCCAGTGTCAATCATTTGCGATAGGGATAGTCGGTTTACATCAGGATCTTGGAAATCGATGCAACGAGCCTTGGGAATGCAAATAGATATGAACACAACATACCATCCACAGACAGACGGTCAGAGTGAGAGGACGATTCAAATACTAGAGGACATGCTAAGAGCGTGTGTCATCGACTTTGGAGATAGAgatagacaaaagaaatatgcaaacaaccgaaggaaacctttagagtttcaggttAGTGATCGAGTAATGCTTAAAGTGTCGCCTTGGAAGGGCGTAGTCAGATTCTTAAAGAGAGGGAAACTAGCTCCAAGGTATATTGGACCATTTGAGATTACAGAACGTGTTGGTGCAGTAgcttaccgtttgaaacttccccaagagcttagtaacgtacacgatgtaTTCCACGTATCAGACCTTAAGAAGTGTTTAGCTGACGAAGCAACGtatgttcctttgaacgagatacgagtagataGTAATTTAAGCTTCAAAGAAGAACCCGTTGAAATCATGGATCGCGAAGTCAAAAAactcaagagacataagtatactgTTGTGAAAGTCCATTGGAATTCCCGTAGAGGCCCAAAGTttacttgggaacgagaagatcaaatgaagcttaagtacCCACACTTATTCACGTAACACGATACATCAAAACTAGTAAGTAAACTTGAGAACTTAGTGCATAACTTTATACTTGACACTTACTATGTGCTTTGATGCTTGAAACCTAAGATGAAACATGCTACTTGATACTTAATGTGTGATTTCATACTTGAAACTTAACATGCAACTTGATAATTGTAAACCTAGTATGCAATTGTAACTTGAAACACGATGCGTAATCtaaatttcgggacgaaatttctttaagtgggggagactgtaacacccgtgagttgaccatgaaaacttttgagtcaaaataaaaattttaaacttgaaaatgcgacctcgtattttagaatcgacctcgtattttttaatcgacctcgtattttagaatcgacctcgtattttagaAACGATCTCGTAATTAGTTATCGACCTCGTATTATAAAAATCGACCTCGTAGTTTTAATTTAGCATCGTATTTGAGTCTGACCTCGTATTTCTATGTCTGGCATCGTATTCGTTGGTTAGCATGAAAACCCTCCcattttaccctacatataaatactccTTATTCTCTCACAAACCCTCATTTCCACCACCTTAGCCTCCtagcaaaaacacacacaaacccttTGCTACCCCATTCTCACTTTATTAACCCATTACTACTACCTCAccattactaccccattttacaACAAGTTTTATGGAAATCAAACCttgttttgtttagatttagcttCAATAATAGTGTTTTTACGTCCTAACCATCATCACAAACATCCATTTTACAGATTTAACGTATAAAATGAAAACccctttttatgctcttcttttggtgtttttcggtttttcttttattacacacactacacacacCAAGTATTGAAGTTTTTATGTCCAAAACGCTTAAAATCATATGctacaacttttgtcaaagttttgtgtgatttcgttaacaaaatcttgagttataagaatttttgtacactttttataaactttgttcaagtGGGTCTTTAAGATTTAAGTCCGTTTTCGAGTTTCCGAATTTAGTATTGTTTTCCCATCATtttagggagtctaaaagtagaaattgatgttaaaaacaccATTCCGATCAAAagaaacgattagggttttctagaacaAATTTGGGGAAGAACAGCTACCATTTGCGACCCCACCATCCAAAATACGACGCCAATAATACTACCCCAAAATATGACCCCGAAATACTACCCTAAAATACGACCCCAAAATACGACCCCAAAAATACTACCCAAAATACGACCCCGAAATACGACCCCTAAATACTATCCCAAAATACGACCCCAAGAATACTACCCCAAAATACGAGCCCAAATACTACCCCAAAATACGACCCTGAAATACTAACCCAAAATACTACCCCAGATTACTAGCCTGTTATTTTAGCCTCTCAATTtcatttttgtcttttagtgaaataagaccccaaatcTCAAATAAGACCTCGAATTTAATTTAAGACCCCAactttcaattgagacctcggaTTTCGATTAGTAACTCGAtttggtcaaccttggtcaactttggtcaatttggtcaacttggtcaaccttggtcaacttttgtcgatttggtcaacttagtcaaactcttaaattggtcaactttggtcacaCTTGTAAAAtgtggtcaaagtcaaactagtacgcttttggacaacttagtCGACACTAAGTGGCACATTATGAGCACACTTTCTTATAATGAATACATACTTAATTTCGATAACTTGAAACAGATTGATTTCTTGCCGAttacttgctttctgatatcttGCTTAGCTTAAACTTGTTGCTAGCTGTCAGGTGAgttttcgtagcccctttttacttagGTTTTGGGGTAAAAGGAATACAAAATATGCTTTCATATATACCGTAACTACTTTCATTGTTTATTCTATGGCTATTAGACTACTATATgatatacatactagccatgtcatgttgatgactgtaagtgcacgattgatatatactagccatgtcatgttgatgactgtaagtgcacgattgatacatactagccatgtcatgttgatgactgtaagtgcacaattgatatttatattagcCAGGTCGACCGTAAGTGCACGCTGATTCACATACTCATACTTGTGTATCGTACGTAGGTCTATAGCCACTTCATACTTCATTATCTAAGTTATTCATACTTAACGGCATAaaacttattttattcaaaCAATAAATGTTTCAAGTGGTTATTTAAACATTTAATTTGTGATTTAAACGAGGTTTGAAGTAAACAACCATGatttcaaacctacgaactcaccaacctttgtgttgactcttttaagtattcctttcatgTAATtaagctaatcgtggctaggaatggtagcatgggactcgta
Coding sequences within:
- the LOC122591564 gene encoding uncharacterized protein LOC122591564 → MLKVSPWKGVVRFLKRGKLAPRYIGPFEITERVGAVAYRLKLPQELSNVHDVFHVSDLKKCLADEATYVPLNEIRVDSNLSFKEEPVEIMDREVKKLKRHKYTVVKVHWNSRRGPKFTWEREDQMKLKYPHLFT